In the genome of Choristoneura fumiferana chromosome 21, NRCan_CFum_1, whole genome shotgun sequence, the window GCGCTGTCTCAAAGAATTGGCTGACAGACATAGGGACGAATATCCGAAAGCAGCCTTTGTACTGGATAATTCTTGTTACGTAGATGACATTCTGGTGGCTGATGACAATTTGAACGTCTTCATTGAAACCAAGCAACAATTGTCAAAATTACTGAGTTGGGAAGCTACCAATTGCATAAGTGCTTCCAACGCACCCGAATCCTTAAGGAGGTGCCGATAGAACAGACAGTTTTGATGAAGTTAACTTTCAAGAACAAAATTAAACACTAGTGTCAATTATAACATTAAAGATGACTGTTTCAAATTCTCATCACCCCAACCAACCAATGataaaactgtcacaaaacGACAAATATTGAGCTTTATTTAGTAAATTCTATGACCCTCTGGACTAATAGGACCAATATTTGttaaagcaaaaataattatgcagagCTTGTGGGCAGCAAATATCAGCTGGGACTCGCCCCCACCTACAACATATATAACGAATGCAAGATTTCATGAAAAGTATTTATAAAATGCCAACAATAGCCATACCTAGAAATGTTAACTTGAAGGATGCTTTAGTTATACAAATCATTGGATTGCAGATGCAGCCTCGTCCGCAGCGTATGGTGCTGCGCCTATCTACGAGTGATCGATACAGCAGGCAACGTAAAAAATCTCTGCCTCAGCTCAAAATCGCGAGTAAATCCCCTTAAAAAGCCTTGACTATTCCTAGATTGGAGCTAAACGCCGCGTTGCTGCTTATCAAATTAATAGTCAAAATCCATGACACActcaagttaaaattaaaaattgatgaTTATTTTGTATTCAGATTCACAAGTAGTTCTGTCATGGATCAAAACAGATTTGACTAAGCTCGACACTTATGTTGCGAACCGAGTCAAAGTAATACTCCAACATAGTGCCCAGCACAAGTGGCTGTACGTCAGATCCGCAGACAATCCCGCAGATTGCCTAAGCAGAGGTATTTTGCCGCACGAGCTCAGCAACCATGCACTGTGGTTTCAGGGCCCCAGTTTCCTATATGACAAAGATCATGTCTTTCACGCCTACGAACACACACCGAAACCGGTATCTGAAACCGAGCCACTGGTAGCATCTGTGAGCTCCGAGCTAGTAGTGTGCCCAGTTGCTCAAATACAAGCAACTGACATATTTAGTTCTTTATTAGAAAGAATCTCAAACATTACCAAAATGCAAAGAGTATTGGCGTATATGATCAGATTTTGTTGCAAGTTAACGAAGCGCAGTGCATTGTACACCGCAAGGCAGAATGGTGACTCTCATACATCCCAAGATAAAACGCTCTTGCAAGTGACAAAACTTTGTACAATGCAGGCAATAGATGGTAGTCCATTTCTAACCTCTGCAGAACTTAACAACTCTCTCTTATTACTAATTCAGTATGTACAATGCACAGAGTTTCAGGTCGAGATGAAGGCGCTCCGCGCTAATAAGCAGATCAAAGGCAGCCTCCAAGGCCTACACGTCTTCATCGATAAAATAGGCACGCTGCGCGTGGGCGGGCGCTTACAAAACGCCATGATACCGTACACCCAGCGCCATCCTGCGATTTTACCTAAAAACACCAAGCTTACTGATCTGATTATTAGGGAGGAGCATCACAGGCTATTACATGCAGGGCTTAAATTGGTAGCAAGTGGTTTGAGtcagaaatattatataataaacgGCCAAAGCGAAATTAAAGGAATTATATCAAAGTGTGTAACATGTTTCAGACTCAAGGCAGTTGCCGCCAAACAGCTGATGGGCTCTCTGCCTAGCGATCGAGTAAATCCGAGTCGGCCTTTCGAAAAGGTGGGCGTTGATTACTGTGGACCTATTTCTATAAAGCAGTCCAGAGTGAGGCGGTCATTGGTCACAAAGGGATACATAGCAGTATTCGTATGTTTTGTAACAAAAGCTGTCCATTTGGAGCTGGTATCTGACCTCCGAACTGACACCTTTCTCGCATGCTTCAAACGCTTTATTGCACGCAGGAATAAGCCCACACAAGTGTATTGCGACAACGCGTCCACTTTCAAAGGCGCTAAGAACCAGTTAGACGACCTCTATAGATTGTTCAATTCGCAGACCCACCAGTCACAAGTCCAGAGTTACGCAGCAAACTTAGGtatcaattttaatttcatacctAGTTATAGCCCTGTATTTGGTTCTTTATGGGAAGCTGCCGTGAAAAGTACAAAACACCACCTCAAGCGCGTGGTCGAGAGAGCCGTACTCACATACGAGGAGTTAAATACAGTATTAGTGCAGATAGAGGGCGTATTAAACTCTCGTCCGCTGACCCCTATGTCGCCTATCGACAAGGACGATTTTTCATTCCTTACCCCGGGTCATTTTTTAACGGGAGCTCCTCTGAATAGTTATCCAGAACAAGACGTTAGCTCTACACCTACAAATAGactaaaattttggaaattg includes:
- the LOC141440003 gene encoding uncharacterized protein — its product is MPTIAIPRNVNLKDALVIQIIGLQMQPRPQRMVLRLSTSDRYSRQRKKSLPQLKIANSQVVLSWIKTDLTKLDTYVANRVKVILQHSAQHKWLYVRSADNPADCLSREFQVEMKALRANKQIKGSLQGLHVFIDKIGTLRVGGRLQNAMIPLKAVAAKQLMGSLPSDRVNPSRPFEKVGVDYCGPISIKQSRVRRSLVTKGYIAVFVCFVTKAVHLELVSDLRTDTFLACFKRFIARRNKPTQVYCDNASTFKGAKNQLDDLYRLFNSQTHQSQVQSYAANLGINFNFIPSYSPVFGSLWEAAVKSTKHHLKRVVERAVLTYEELNTVLVQIEGVLNSRPLTPMSPIDKDDFSFLTPGHFLTGAPLNSYPEQDVSSTPTNRLKFWKLCTSMQQQFWKAWSQSYLNMLQNRPKWKQDQPNIKPDLYKILEGVCSTVL